The proteins below come from a single Parazoarcus communis genomic window:
- a CDS encoding [protein-PII] uridylyltransferase, which translates to MTSSDPLQQAINDERQHLIDGHANLRTAYEAHPLTAQLLHGRSKLVDGTVGRLWKASGIPASVALVAVGGYGRGELFPCSDVDLLILLPEPPDEALQSQLSMLVGALWDVGLDIGHSVRTIEECLDASLGDITVQTTLLEARLIMGNAVLFKDFTERYREQLDVRAFFKAKQLEQEQRYARYHDTPYELEPNCKESPGGLRDLQMLGWISRAAGLGRNWRELARRRLITGEEASDLRSVERFLQHVRIRLHYLAGRAEDRLLFDHQERLAHIMGIEATAAKRASEILMQRYYLTAKTVTQINGILLQNYGTEIFPDRNSPAIVINSRFQAVRELLDIRNDNVFERTPSALLECFLLLEQRSELKGMTARTLRAVWLNRKRVNAAFRADPKNRALFMEIVTQKRGVVHAFRQMNQYGIMSRYLPPWRKILCQMQHDLFHAYTVDQHILMVLRNVRRFSMGEHAHEYPLMTRLILGFDRYWLLYIAALFHDIAKGRGGDHSKLGMTDARDFCRDHGIDKDDAELVVWLVQHHLTMSHVAQKEDTSDPDVIHGFATTVGDERRLTALYLLTHADIRGTSPKVWNGWKGKLLEDLFFATQRLLRGATPQQALGLDDRQENASHLLRYHGLRQGVEDALWAQLDAVYFMRHSPEEIAWHTRVLYFRPSSAEPVVKARVSDEEDGVQVMVFARDQKDLFVRLTGFFGRLGFTILDAKVHTTRHGYALDSFMLQDSGRSASYRDIVALIEHELSILLVNHDEPQRPASGRVSRQVRHFPVTPKVSLRADEAGRHHILSLTASDRPGLLYDVAEILAKHGISVETAKIATLGERVEDTFLLTGGGLSQDARVLRIEQELIDRLQV; encoded by the coding sequence TTGACCTCAAGCGATCCACTGCAGCAAGCCATCAACGACGAACGCCAGCACCTGATCGACGGACACGCAAACCTGCGAACCGCCTATGAAGCGCATCCGCTTACGGCGCAGCTGCTTCATGGCCGATCGAAACTCGTAGACGGCACGGTCGGGAGGCTGTGGAAAGCCAGCGGCATTCCGGCCAGCGTTGCGCTGGTCGCGGTGGGCGGTTACGGCCGGGGCGAGCTCTTCCCCTGCTCGGACGTCGATCTGCTGATTCTCCTGCCCGAACCGCCTGACGAAGCCCTGCAGTCTCAGCTGTCGATGCTGGTTGGGGCGCTGTGGGACGTTGGCCTGGATATCGGGCATAGCGTGCGCACCATAGAAGAATGCCTCGACGCTTCGCTTGGCGACATCACGGTGCAGACCACGCTGCTCGAGGCACGCCTGATCATGGGCAATGCCGTCCTGTTCAAGGATTTTACCGAACGTTATCGCGAACAGCTCGACGTTCGCGCCTTCTTCAAGGCCAAGCAACTCGAACAGGAGCAGCGCTACGCTCGTTACCACGACACACCCTACGAACTTGAGCCCAACTGCAAGGAGAGTCCCGGCGGCTTGCGCGACCTGCAGATGCTGGGGTGGATCTCCCGCGCGGCGGGACTGGGCCGGAACTGGCGCGAACTTGCCCGCCGCCGCCTGATCACCGGCGAGGAGGCAAGCGACCTGCGCAGCGTCGAGCGCTTCCTTCAGCACGTGCGGATCCGCCTGCACTACCTCGCGGGCCGCGCCGAGGACAGGCTGCTGTTCGATCATCAGGAAAGACTGGCCCACATCATGGGCATCGAGGCCACTGCCGCAAAGCGTGCCTCCGAAATCCTGATGCAGCGCTATTACCTTACGGCGAAGACGGTCACCCAGATCAACGGCATCCTGCTGCAGAACTACGGCACCGAGATCTTTCCCGACCGCAATTCGCCCGCGATCGTCATCAACAGCCGCTTCCAGGCCGTTCGCGAACTGCTGGACATCCGCAATGACAATGTTTTCGAGCGCACGCCTTCAGCCCTGCTTGAATGCTTCCTGCTCCTGGAGCAGCGCTCCGAACTGAAGGGCATGACGGCGCGGACGCTGCGCGCGGTATGGCTCAATCGCAAGCGCGTTAACGCCGCGTTTCGAGCAGATCCGAAGAATCGCGCCCTCTTCATGGAGATCGTGACCCAGAAGCGCGGCGTCGTTCACGCCTTCAGGCAGATGAACCAGTACGGCATCATGTCGCGCTACCTGCCGCCGTGGCGCAAGATTCTGTGCCAGATGCAGCACGACCTGTTTCACGCCTACACGGTCGATCAGCACATCCTCATGGTCCTGCGCAACGTCCGCCGTTTCAGCATGGGCGAGCATGCGCATGAATACCCGCTGATGACCCGGCTCATCCTCGGTTTCGATCGCTACTGGCTGCTCTACATCGCAGCCCTCTTCCACGATATCGCAAAGGGCCGTGGCGGCGATCACTCCAAGCTCGGCATGACCGACGCGCGTGATTTCTGTCGTGATCACGGCATCGACAAGGATGACGCCGAACTGGTCGTCTGGCTGGTTCAGCACCATCTCACCATGTCTCATGTCGCGCAAAAGGAAGACACTTCTGACCCGGATGTGATTCACGGCTTTGCAACCACGGTCGGCGACGAGCGCAGACTGACGGCACTCTATCTGCTGACGCACGCAGACATCCGGGGCACCAGCCCCAAGGTATGGAACGGCTGGAAGGGCAAACTCCTGGAAGACCTCTTCTTTGCCACCCAGCGCCTGCTGCGTGGCGCGACGCCGCAGCAAGCCCTGGGACTTGACGACCGCCAGGAGAATGCGAGCCACCTGCTGCGCTACCACGGCCTGCGCCAAGGCGTGGAAGATGCACTGTGGGCACAACTGGATGCGGTGTACTTCATGCGCCATTCGCCCGAAGAAATTGCCTGGCACACCAGGGTGCTCTACTTCCGTCCCAGCTCGGCAGAACCCGTCGTAAAGGCACGCGTTTCAGACGAAGAGGACGGTGTCCAGGTCATGGTCTTCGCCCGCGACCAGAAGGATCTCTTCGTTCGCCTTACCGGCTTTTTCGGCCGGCTCGGCTTCACCATTCTTGACGCCAAGGTGCATACGACCCGTCACGGTTATGCACTGGACAGCTTCATGCTGCAGGACAGCGGTCGTAGTGCGAGCTATCGCGACATCGTCGCCCTCATCGAGCACGAACTCAGCATCCTGCTGGTGAACCACGACGAGCCGCAGCGCCCTGCAAGCGGACGCGTGTCGCGCCAGGTCAGACACTTTCCGGTCACCCCCAAGGTCAGCCTTCGCGCCGACGAGGCCGGGCGCCACCACATCCTGTCGCTCACCGCATCGGATCGTCCCGGCCTGCTGTACGACGTCGCGGAGATTCTGGCAAAGCACGGGATCAGCGTCGAAACCGCAAAGATTGCAACGCTTGGCGAACGCGTCGAAGACACCTTCCTTCTTACCGGAGGGGGTCTGTCTCAGGACGCCCGAGTCTTGCGGATCGAACAGGAACTCATCGACAGACTGCAGGTGTAA
- a CDS encoding TIGR00645 family protein, whose product MKRIENAFEHLLFSSRWLMAPVYFGLVLAMVVLLIKFTKEVFGIFGSIMTATGGDLIIGVLSLVDIALIMNLLIIIMFSGYENFVSKMDDLHSHRDRPDWMGHIGFSDLKIKLIGSIVAISGIELLKAFMNVQNLSDRELGWMVGIHITFLFSGVLYALMDRLHGSKGH is encoded by the coding sequence ATGAAACGAATCGAAAACGCTTTCGAGCATCTGCTGTTTTCCAGTCGCTGGCTGATGGCACCGGTCTACTTCGGGCTGGTGCTGGCCATGGTTGTATTGCTGATCAAGTTCACCAAGGAAGTGTTTGGGATCTTCGGCAGCATCATGACGGCCACGGGTGGCGATTTGATCATCGGGGTGCTGTCGCTGGTGGACATCGCACTGATCATGAATCTGCTGATCATCATCATGTTCAGCGGTTACGAGAACTTCGTCTCCAAGATGGACGACCTGCACAGCCATCGAGACCGTCCGGACTGGATGGGGCACATCGGTTTCTCCGATCTCAAGATCAAGCTCATCGGCTCGATCGTTGCCATTTCCGGAATCGAGTTGCTCAAGGCCTTCATGAACGTCCAGAATCTGAGTGACCGCGAGCTTGGATGGATGGTCGGCATCCACATCACCTTCCTGTTTTCGGGTGTGCTGTACGCGCTGATGGATCGCCTGCACGGCAGCAAGGGGCACTGA
- a CDS encoding S-methyl-5'-thioinosine phosphorylase has translation MLAIIGGTGLTQLSSLEIVRREVVRTPYGEPSGALTFGALCNTPVVFLARHGYGHTIPPHQVNYRANIWALKEAKASAIVSVASVGGIRDDYAPGALVIPDQVIDYTWGRKSTYFDSVDKPVRHIDFTRPYDEALRQRLLAAAASAGEAVFDGGVYATTQGPRLETAAEINRLERDGADLVGMTGMPEAALARELDVPYAAINVVVNCAAGRSSSEQGIHFDDIEVVLQAAMVRVHNLLEHICKD, from the coding sequence ATGCTCGCAATCATTGGCGGCACCGGTCTGACGCAGCTTTCCAGCCTCGAGATCGTCCGTCGCGAAGTCGTTCGCACCCCTTATGGCGAGCCCTCGGGGGCGCTGACGTTTGGCGCCCTGTGCAATACGCCTGTCGTGTTTCTTGCGCGGCACGGCTATGGCCACACGATTCCGCCGCACCAGGTTAACTATCGGGCGAACATCTGGGCGCTCAAGGAGGCGAAGGCCAGTGCGATCGTGTCGGTCGCTTCGGTCGGCGGCATTCGTGACGATTACGCGCCCGGCGCGCTGGTCATTCCGGATCAGGTCATCGATTACACATGGGGCCGCAAGAGCACGTATTTCGACAGCGTCGACAAGCCCGTTCGCCACATTGATTTCACGCGTCCCTATGACGAGGCCTTGCGTCAGCGCCTGCTGGCAGCCGCCGCCTCAGCCGGTGAGGCCGTATTTGATGGCGGGGTCTATGCGACCACCCAGGGGCCGCGGCTCGAGACCGCAGCCGAGATCAATCGGCTTGAGCGTGACGGCGCCGACCTGGTCGGCATGACGGGCATGCCGGAGGCAGCGCTCGCGCGTGAGCTCGACGTGCCGTATGCGGCGATCAACGTCGTGGTGAACTGTGCTGCAGGGCGTTCGTCGAGCGAGCAGGGCATTCATTTCGACGATATCGAAGTCGTTCTGCAGGCTGCGATGGTGCGGGTGCACAATCTGCTGGAGCATATCTGCAAGGACTGA